The genomic DNA GATCCAGCAACCTATGAAAAATTGTCTGCGTTCCCCAAAGCTTCAGTACTACTAGTTGGTGGCTTCAATGTGGCAGAAATCAGTGAGGCGGTGAGCAGTCAGAATTTTGGTGGAATTGGTGGACAGTATCTGTTGATGCCCGACACCGAAGTGCAGCGTCACCTGGAGCAGGGAAAGATCGTTGGCACTGGCTATCCTCGAAGCTGGCCAGCTTTCTGTCGTGAACTCTCTCGAGGCGTGAACTATCTGTTTTCCAATCAGGCCCAAGCCCTGGCCAAGATCCTGGCCCAGGAACGCCTGCGTCTTTCCCTTGATCCCCATTGAGTAAGAGACCATGGCCCGACAGGATGACGAACTGGATTTGGAAAAACTTCGCCGTGAAGTCGATACCCTGACCCAGCAGGTTGGTGGCAAGCCTGCGCCGGGAACGACCACCCGACTTCCCGCTCAGGAGAAGCCTAAGAAAAAGAAGAAGGGCAACCCCATCATGTACGGTCTGATCGGTGTTGCCGCCATCCTAGTTGGTGGCAAACTGATCTTCTCGTTAATGAACTTCCTGGTGCTCGCTGTGATCGCAGGCATTGGCGCCTGGTGGTATTTCTTCAAATTCCGCAAGGATGAGGACTGACAAACATGCCGCGCTTCAATCCCCGCTTGGTGATGTTCAGTTCGATGGGCCTGGAGTTGGGTCTCTCTGTGATTGTTGGACTCCTGCTTGGCAGCTCTCTGGATCGTTTCTTCGGCACTGGACCCTGGATGCTGATTATTTTCACGGCCAGTGGCATCGCTGCTGGTTACCGCAGTGTCTATCGCCTGCTCAAGCGCTTGCAGCAAGAAGACGCCGCGACTCCCTTGACTCATGACTTTGACTCCAAGACCTGAATGTCCAATTCACCTTTCCCCGAAATCTCTGACGAGGCCCTACAGGTTGGCTTCCGCAAAGCCACAGAATTCCGAAATTTGCTGATCCTGGCATCCGTCGTCCTGGCAATTGTCTCGCTCTTGTTCGGCCTTGACTTTCTCTTGGGATCCTTGCTAGGTTCAGCAATTGTTGGTTTGAACTTCCACTGGACTGTGCGCTTCGTCCTAAATATGTTGGAGGAGCGAAAACTACGGCCACTATATTTGCTGATCTATGGTGCGAAGTTCATCGTCTCGATGATGGTTCTCTACGTGGCGATCGTCCAATTGGACATCAATGCAGTTGGGATAATGCTAGGTCTCTCCAACATTTTGTTGGCCGCCACCGCTTACGCACTCATCCAGCGACCAAGATCCTCTGACTCTTCCGACGTCCTTTCCTAGGGATACTGATGTTTCGACGACTGAACCTAGCGGGATTGTTCCTGCTGACCCTAACATCCTCGGCTTTTGCTGCAGAGGGTGGTTTCACTTGGGCCAACTTCCTATTCGGAGGATTGGCAGAACCATTGGCTTCAATCGGGATTGACCCACGCCCGATC from SAR324 cluster bacterium includes the following:
- a CDS encoding AtpZ/AtpI family protein, with the translated sequence MPRFNPRLVMFSSMGLELGLSVIVGLLLGSSLDRFFGTGPWMLIIFTASGIAAGYRSVYRLLKRLQQEDAATPLTHDFDSKT
- a CDS encoding ATP synthase subunit I, which gives rise to MSNSPFPEISDEALQVGFRKATEFRNLLILASVVLAIVSLLFGLDFLLGSLLGSAIVGLNFHWTVRFVLNMLEERKLRPLYLLIYGAKFIVSMMVLYVAIVQLDINAVGIMLGLSNILLAATAYALIQRPRSSDSSDVLS